The DNA segment ACATCTTGCTGAGTGCGATTCAACCCCAGATGTTGGGGAGGAACAAGAAACCAACATACCTTTGTGGAGATGTCATACCTTATATCCTTGACATGAGTTATGTTGTTGccttattttttgtattatagtAAGTTgtatatatacaaattttggCTAAAAATTATGCGTATTGTACGTGGGTTGGAGTACCCCAAGTATTTccatttatattattctttattgctgattaaaaaaaaaggcttatttttatttataaaatcaatcgttaataataatcattatttgttttaataagTTAATTCAAATATATCAAGGGATGCAGAaacttttcatattttaataaatgtttgtaatgaatatctttatttttattttttttatcagccaTAAATGACTATCTTTATACTATAAATATCATACAACTTTACATTAAGCATGGGAAAACGAATCAAAGTCTTCTTTATATAGACACAAAGAGATTAAAGTTAAATTAAGTAATTTCTCATCACTAGATTCAAGATATGCAATATTATAATTACAACAAAGTCATCAATGTGTAGATTGTTATACAATGGTCATATTTTTAGtaactatatatattattagataAAGATACATGTCTATGTCTATTCTTATCCATGAAAAACTTTGATAGCTTATATCCTTTCTATTTTAATGTTTGTATAGGTGAGAGTGAGAAACTTAATTTTGTTCATATTTTGTGAAGTAAACATCCCTGTGAGAAAGTGTTATTATAAATTCTCCTTACAAAAATTAGTCCTTATGAACCTTTACTACTTGTAGTTAGAAAtggtagaaaaaaatatttgaacttCTTAGTCTCAAAGGGAGAATAAGAAATGAAAGTGTTATGATTCaaagtttaaatattttcaaaccAAAGCATACAAATTGGGTTCTCTTGTTCATCATGATCGATATATTTATAAGTCCTAGTCAGTTATCAATTATCTTCTAAATCTTATTAACTGATCTCAAGTACCACAAAGAGATATATCGTTATCTCTTATCTTATAAATCTTAACTAATATTATGTAATCCTTAAAAAtctcttaaattaattttaagtacCACAAAAAGATATTCCTATGTTTTTGTTAAGATTCTTGGTAATTTTATTGAATTCATCTATTAATGATTAATAGATCTTATAACAAACTTTTCAGAACAATTATATTCCCTTTTACCATGAGATAACAATACATATAGCAAAAGTGACTTATATACTCGTGTTGGTAGGAGTGACTTGTGTACTCAATGATTGATTATACTAAAAATAAGATGAACTAGTATAAATGCACTTATCCCTCTTGCTCTTTAAACGATATTTTGTTAGATGATTTTAGTGTTATTGTGACACAATTTAAGTTCTATTcaaccttttttttcttcttcagaaTTTGCTTGTTATctgataagtgtcataatttagtaatatttcatacaaaaagatatacacttatggactttaattgataaaataatcataattcaacctttaatttaggaatttgaacatttttacatatatttcggattataagatgaatgtaaatgatttattcccaaatttatattaatttcaggattctaaggaaaaataaagataaaatggttaAAGGAGAATGAACAGGTTAAAAACAATATGAAAAGACAAAGTTAAAACATTGAAAATTTGCCCAAACTCGACCAAGCAAGATCATTCAAGAGGAACTCACCTGAGGAGTTCATTCTAGTGACGTTGGACTTTTTCTCGTAAAACTCGCTTAAGTAATATGTCACTTAGTCCAAGCCTAATTAGGTTGAATAGAAGGTGTGATGCATAACCCTAGGCATCATTGGGAGGATATTAAGAGATAGAAAACCTAAAAGAGGCAACCATCAAGAAGAAACACCTTgtatcttcttttcttgctttccctGCTTGTAATGGTCAATATGAGTGACTAATTCTTTCCTTTGAGATTATGAGTAATttattcaaactcttatgtattgaggtgatatttatctataatattcagGTCttattgatgattgatattatcattttattctcaaagcttgaaattattcatgattttgatctttagatttgactgaaaaaTATTTCTAAGCATCTTTCCTAAATGATattgcttaacatatttgaatgctaggaataaatttgaaatgctaattgttttataaatatgcgaggaatcgatatttaggagactctcttaataattttgtatgcgaggATTCAtattgaatgatttttatacgtgcatcaatgtcaatcaagataaaatgttatatgtttttattcattgaaaCTACAGACGAGTAAGAAGGATTAACCCATTTCCAATATTCCCAATTGACTCATCCAAATAATTTACtttgcttttatttaatttttatgcaaacttatgtcaatatctttcaaatcaaattattgtacatattctCATACTTAGTGAATGTTATTGTTAGCATTTTAAATAATGGTTCCGTGTGGATTTGATATTTTAGAGACAAATTATTGGTACACttgttgtaaaaaaaaaagtcatcatcCAATTAGAGTTTTCATTTATTATGTTCACAAAGACAAATAGATAAAGGAGAAGAAAAAATTAGCAAGACTACTACTAGtaaaacaaattaagaaaatgatataaataaCATAAGAGAATCCAACACAAAATAAAACTCTAAACTTTCTTCTACAAtctaatttctttattttctattaaaaatgACTCTATCCATTATATATTGTGAGAGTTTTAAACTTAGTTAACCAATTTATATATACATCCTCAATGACATTAGATCTAAGTTTATATTGAACAAAACTAAATCCATCCTTTGGATATACTTTATATGTAAGCTAtaaatgatttaaaataatGCATAAAGTTGGGAGAATATATTTGTGTGATTAGTTGAAAAaactagtatatatatatatatattttgggaATGACATGATGAACATTGTTATTAGAACTTGATTGGTGGATCAAGAATTAGAATAGATTTCaagatgaaaaaatataaaaaaaaaatatgtgttgtttattttaatcttaaaaactaatttgaattgtgtttatttatttaattaatatctatttaaaatgtcattttttaatttttgtttttttatcatttgtctaatttgattattttttatatttagaaatCTCATAATCTAATTAAGTTGACTATGTTTCAACGATAAATTGATGATGTTCCTACAAAGGGCCTAGAAACTATTTCTTTTCAAGTAGAATGTGTTGACTTCTCAAGTCCTTTTCACTTTTGTGGTTGATTTCTCGAACTGGGCTCTCGGACTGGGCTTCTACCTCTGGTTGCTCCTATAGCTGACAAGGTTTCTATGTTGAACTGGATCAACTAGATATTTTGGCTTCTTCTCTCGGTCTTCTCTTGCAGTtgggtgtgtgtacctgcaaAGCGCTCCGATGTCAAAGTTAGAATCAGTTTGATATGATGATCAGATAAAATTCACTCTACTTATCTCTTAGATTGATGTTCTATTCATAGTATTTTTCTAGTGGGCCcataacctatttggaattttCTTTTTGTACTTAATATCTTTTTAAATATACACCTATTAATTTGGGTCTTATTTTTATGGATTTTGCTAtagtaattatttataatattatttatttatatacatattttcTACATTTAACCTTTTGTCATTCTTTTCAGTTTTACCTTTCGACTTGATTTTTAAAtgtaagaaaagataaaaaaattaaatataacaatatttcaaattattaatattttttaaaataagatttaaaattttattattttaaataattacattatttttatgagtttttaaaattttgacatctttttaaaattaaaaataagttaacaATATCTCAAACTaaataagataaaaagaaaatatgaaaaatataaaaaaaaactcaaattatTACTTTTCATATGATACCtacaattattttgaaatttccatatttttttaaaatttcttaagAAACAAGAtggtttattataaaatattaaacttttCTATATGCGTAGATTTTTAGAACATTGTCATCCAAAGAGACATTGTTGGAGTTTGCTTTAAACGTTGCATAACAAAGGTTGTACTTATAACATGGGAATAATTAAATTGAAGCAAATTTATTATAAAGGTAATTTagcttattttatattttaatttcttatcaATCGCCTCTAGAACATAGTTCTCATTTCTTAGCTATTCTTTGTTGCAGCACAGCACTCTCTGCTTCTACTGCCATTACCACAGAACCCCAACATCTCGAAATTGATACTGTAACTTGTTAATTTCCCTCCAATCTATGGATTCTGAAAAAGCGTTAGAGCTTGTCAAGCACGGTGTCACTCTTCTCTTCCTCGATGTTCCTCAGTACACTATGGTCGCCATCGATACTCAGGTACTTATATTCTTTCATTATTTTCTGGATTACCAAGTTGTTGTCTTTTTATTTCAATGCTGTCATCATGGCatctgaaaataaaatttgaaattcgTGGGGTGGAAAGCTAAAATAAAAGTCCAACCtttatttgatatttgtttCACACTGATAATCTGACATTATTTTTCTTCTGTTTTTCGTTTCGTAGATGTTCTCTGTGGGACCTGCTTTTAAGGGTATTAAGATGATCCCTCCTGGCACTCACTTTGTGTACTATAGTTCATCAAGCAGGTTTGATCATCTTGCCCAGTTATCCAGGCCTAGTTTTTAACTCACATCACTCTTTTGTTTAGTTCTTTTTATTCCTGCGAAATCCTATGTTTCCCCTGTGGATATATTGGGGAGCCTATTAGTAGATTAAAAGGCAAAGATAAGAGTGGTGGGTGTTCTTGTCTTTTCTGTGAGTATTAGTGTCCTTTCAATCTTATATACTGTGGCAAAGTGTATTTTTTGGGAAATAACCTTGGACCATAGTATTTGAAATGATTTATCTCTTTCATATGGTCTCTCTATTATCATGTTTGCTGACCATATAATGTTTTGAGCATAAGACGTCACTGTTTCTGTCAGTTGCTAGAATTGATAGTTTTAAATTCAtgatttttcaaattatttggTGCATTGAATTTTTCTTTTGGGGGATTCATGCAGAGATGGAAAAGTGTTCTCACCAATTGTTGGATTCTTCATTGATGCTGGCCCTTCAGAggtatgaaaagaaaaaattcgGTTTCTAAAATAGTTGAATGAAATTTACATTAATCTTGGTTCGACAGAGCTTTGGTCgaatattttttatagttaaaaATCACGATTGGCCCCATATCTTAATGATGTAATTACTGTTCGTACTTATTATTTGACAATGGAATCACAGTTGAGACGGGGTGTAATCTGTATGCTtagcttttaaatattttttttttctttttgatgaCATTGATTTTTGCTATGGTTTTTTGATAGATTCTCCAGGACATTAGTTCATTATTTTTGTACTGGCCTATTGGAAAATGTCCATGATACGTCAAAGCTTaaaaaattgagaaatgaaTTAGTTTTGAATAATACCAATACTAGTTTTATGAAGAAGGTAAAGTGACGTAAACATTTCCTGTTAATTGAGCTAGAAGTTTAACTGTGACTCTATTTCCTTGCTGAATGATGGTGAAGTTAAAACTATTACATACAGTTATTGCCTTCTTGGTGAGGAATTATTTTCTTACTTGTACATCGTTCTGTCTTTCAATAATTTTGGGGTGTAAGTGCACTTTAACCATCTTCATTATAAGTAAACTGATATCTAAAAATGAAGATAGAGTTATAAATGTGGGAGCTGGGAATTATCCAAAGCAATCAAGACCTTGAAGAAAGGCGAATAAAAGATTAAGAACGAGAAACATGCAACACAACAGGTTAATTTCTCTGTAAATCTAACAAAGACACTCCTATAAAAAAGGCATTAGAACAGTATCACTGAGAATCAAGGAGAAATACTTAATCTATTTATCAATGCTCATCTGTTTAACCCTGTTTGTGGTTACTATGTATTTccaaaaaatataagaaaaatgtgATGGTGATTATGTGGTTTTTGGTGTCATGACCATGCAGGTAATTGTTCGTAAATGGGATCAACGAGAGGAAAGGTTAGTCAAAGTTTATGAGGAAGAGGTATGTGTTTGGTTAAAATTTTAACATAGATATAATTAACATAACATGTCTGTAATGCAGCAAAATGTCATGATTGATGTAGTTTACATCCTGTTAGTCAAATTGGCTTATCGTGAGAAAAATATTTGGAAAACTATAATTTTAGTGAATTTCCTTCACAGGGTTTGTGCATTTTGTAGAAAATGTGGAGTATCCCCTAAAACTCTGTCAAATTAGTGCTAATTTGTGTTTGTGTTTATATATCAGCCACAACTTACCAAGGAAACAATTTTTCTGctttcatttctttttattCCATGCTCTTCATTTTATGGCACATATTTATTCTGTTTTATCTGTTTATCATTTAGGAAGAAAGATACAGTCAAGCTGTTAAAAATTTGGAATTTGACAGACAACTTGGGCCTTACAATCTTAGCCGTTATGAAGATTGGAAACAATTATCTAATTTTATCACAAAGAGTGTCATTGAACGGCTTGGTATGCCATTTACATGACTGATGTGTTCTGTGTATTAAACACTTCATTGATAATTTGATCTTgtattatattgttaatattgatTTTATGAATCAGAACCAATTGGAGGTGAAATTACTGTTGAATGTGAAAATGAGATTGTTAGAAACACTACTAAAATCCCATTGGAAGAAGCACCAGAGAAGCAGCTGGAGGTTGGTAATTCTGCATCATCTGTTGGCAAGTCTCATAGGAAAGGATGTTATTATACCTCAATTCCACGTGTTGTTAAATGCAAGGGTATTAGTGGGCAGGAACTTACTTCTTTAAATCTTGACAAGGTTGGTATACACACACTGCTGAATGTTTGGTCCCTGAAAAGTAATTGTTATAAAAGGCTTACTATAATCAATTCTCTTACCCTGAAATTTTACATATTATTGTTTGCTGATTTGTGCACTTTTTTTGTGTACCTTCTCAGACACAATTGTTAGAAACTTTACTGGCAAAAGATTATGGAGGTTCTGAAGACATGCTTCTTGGAGAACTGCAGTTTGCATTTGTTGTCTTTTTGGTATTGTGGATGAAAcgtattttctttatatattttgttgacTTTTGTTCTATCCAATGTGACATTTTGCAATGGTGCAGATGGGCCAATCGCTAGAAGCATTTCTCCAATGGAAGTCATTAGTTAGCCTTTTGTTTGGCTGCACTGAAGCAGTAAGCATTACTTTTCAACCAGACTGAATAATGCATGCATATACTCTCTGCCTGGACTGTGGAGTTTCTGTCTTATTCAGATACTTGTCTGTGTCATGATCCGTAAACCAACTATCCCAAAGATTTCAAGCAGTTAGGTGAAGGCATGCAAGTGGTTTTATATTGCATCTCTAACATACACCGTTACGTGAAGCCCTTTGGGCTTGAAGGGTGGATAACATGTTTAGCTGTTGGGTGAAAGCAGGGGAATGGTTTTATATTACATCTCTAACAATCTGCTTTTCCACctcaaaaaataaacatattgaATTGCTGATGTTGAATATATCAAAGCTGTTTAATCAAACTTTCAAACTGTATGAGATGtctatatttaattaaacacaATAGTTAAGTTGTTAACCATTATGATTTTCATTAATCTGCTGTTCAATTGACTTAGTACAAGtgatatatgtgtgtgtgtgaacCTCTAACATTCATCTTTTGAGTTAATAAACTCGTTATTGGGTTcttgattattttattaacaGCTTACGCCTTAAGTGAAGTGGCTCAATGACATCTGCTTAATGCCTGTTACTCTATATTCAATGAGTATTTATGTTTTCTTGGATGCTTGTTTGGTCTTTCAACTTGGTGGGTCAGTTTGTTAAGTTCTTTATTCTAACTTGGATTCTATGGGCTTTACCATTTTTCCTTTGCATCATTTGCCAGAGGGTTCCTCATCTTTTGAGATTTGTGCTTCTAGCCAGAAAGTAACATAACAAGagacatcattttctattcttttttATGGAGATTTCTGCAATATTTTTCCCATGAACACTTTTTGCTTCTTTCTTAGGACATTTTATGGTGGTAGAGCGTCGGTTATGTGTTAGGAGTCCCACATTAAATAGGATAAACTAATTGGATATGGATAGAAGACCACCCTTGTTGGTTTTGGTAAGATATGTAGTGTTGGATTGCATAGGTACAAATCAATTTGAAGTTGTATGATTTCATAGatatataatttgttattatgTTTGCATGACTTTGTATGCTCTTTTGCAGCCTTTCCGCACACGAACTCAACTATTCACAAAGGTGAACTTTTTAATatacttttcttatttttgttacCTTTAGCACAAAACAGTAGCATTAATCCTTGGAATGCTGTTAAATTCATCCTTAGTTTTAGCTGTTCTGACTTCTGAATGTAGTCTTGGAACTGCAAACTACTGATTgttcattaaaaaaatgagtCACGATCTTGAATCTTGTATTATTTGTCAAACTCATTTCAATGTTTGGAAATCAGAATTTTCACCTTCACACTTTTGTGGTTTGGGGTGTGAAAGCAGGGGAACTAAAATAAAGTTCCGTTTAGCAGACTATATGTAGTCCTAGAAATAAGGGAGAAGTGTTTGGCAGGTCTGGTGATATTTAAATGGGTGGACTGTACTTAtcagaacaaaaaaaaatctacaaagTAATTCAATTGAGGCAGCaaataatatgaattatattaTAGTCCATAAGTTTAATGTGTTAGTTGTTTGAGATAGTTTATAATTTCTAGTTTAGGGTTCTTCTTTGACTATTTgtaatatataactttttatttaggATCCTGTCTTTATCATTATGTACATCAATTTGATTGGATTTCTTTTTTATCAGGAATCCATGGTTTTTTAAATTTCTGGTATATTTGAGATGTCTTCGTTAATACTTTAAAGTTGGTCTAAAATTCATGTACCTTGCCTGCTTTCTCGTTTTCCGATCATCTTCTCTTGCCGAACTCATTTCTATTACATTGCGGATTCTTGCAGTTCATAAAAGTCATCCATAATCAACTAAAATACGGACTACAAAATGATCACATGGATACAGGATCCACACTGTTGGATGATTCTTTGATTTCTGCTGATAGCTTTTTGCACCATGTTTGCAAGGTATGTTCACTGATGATTACTCAATAGtcatatgaaaaattaattttttactctGACCTACCTTTATTAATTCTAAGTAGCTGGATTGGCACATATTCTGGTCAGTTATGGATTTTAAGATCCTGAAATTCTAAAACTCGTCATTTTAGCATAAAAAAACACTAGTCAATCTTCAATGTAGATGTTAGAAGTTCATTTCAGATATTTGATGTATAATGGTTAGCATCTTAGATTGCACATTTTTTTCCTCTAGTTGATATTGCCTCCACTTTCTGATCATCCTTTTGTCTTTTTAGTAGTTAGTGCCCTTATACCCAAAACTGTTACATAAGCAACTCATTCCAAGGTgtaaatcagaaaaacaacctcATAATTTTTGTAAGAATAATGTAGGTTTTTCAGAATGCAGTTTCCTTTCCTAACTGAAAATCAAATTCTCCAGATTTAAGCTTATCCATCCTTCCTACTGGCATCAGCATCCCTGTTTCCAGAATAACACAATTAACGCATTCTTAGAACAAACAGACATATTTTGTAAGGCTACCACAAGATGTCAGAATGATAAAATATACAGATGTTTTTGTGAGAACTCTAACTTCTAAAAAATTTTCAAGGGAGCCTTGGTCAGGGTAAATGGCACTAGAAGAAAATTCCCCATTCTTGTTCTATGATTCAGCTATCCTCCTTACAAGGCAGGTTTTATTTTGAGGAGGCCTTTGATTCTTGTGGACTAGTTGCCCAAAGTATTGTCTCTTTCTGCTAATACTAATTGAATATTACTTTACCATTACAGAAAATTGATTTTACATGCTTTCCTGAGCTCAATTGCAACTTATTCCTTTTGATTGTTTTGGAATTGCAGGACTTCTTTTCATCATTGCTAGATGGGTCGGTTATTGATGGAGATCTTTTAAAATGGGTACGAGCATGGAACTCATGTTTTCATACAATGTGATATTATTGATATTCCACCCTCCCTACCCTAACCTGCCACATAATAAAGCATTGAtgttttaaaagaagaaaaagaaaaagtgaagGGTAAAAAAAGTATTAGAATAAAGTGACTTCAAGTAGCGCGCGCTGCACGTGCTTGAAATATGCAGGAATACAATATTTGATGGATAGATTTTGAAATTTTCGAAGAAAAAAAGTTTCCTGGATATGTTGGTCCTCCATattatttatatgaatttttagGCTGAAAACTTGTTGATGTGATATGTATAATTGCCTCTATGAACAATCTCTTGTCAATATTTAGGGAGTAACAATTCTAATCACCTTAAACACATGCATGTTCTAATTTGAGATTATCATGCGACAGGGTTTGGACTGTAGAGTATAATGCCAAGTCTATAATGACTGTCTATGCTTTTGCTTTATTTTGTCTGCTATAAAATTGGTTGCAGACTTGCAGCATTTGCTGCTTGCTAGGTACTATGTATTTGATTATTTGTGAAGAGGAAATTGCAATCTCCCTGTTCTTGCAGACAAGGAAATTTAAGGAGCTGTTGGAGAGCAGTCTAGGGTGGGAGTTTCAGCAGGGCAGTGCTGGTGATGGGATATATTTTGAGGAGAATGATGAGGTCCGTATATGAATCTATTGGAGTTTCTTTGCTTTGTGACTGTTGCTTTTTTATCTGTGTATGTTTGTTTGTTCATGGACCTTGTTGGTTCACTTTGCAGTATGCTCCTGTAGTGGAGATGTTGGATGATGAAGCTCTAGTAGGTTAAAAATGTGGATCATGTCATCATTCTCATGCCACTTTGCATTGCCTTTTGGCCAACTTACTCTCAAGCCCTACCCTTCTCATAGATTGTACAGTAAGGCATACCTAAGCTTCACATTTGCAGACAAACTCTAGGAAGATCACTTTACAGCATTCAAAATCTCAAATTGAGTTAAAAGTCAGATGTTGGATCTGAAGTAGAAATTCAGTAACTTTTCTCTTTGCTGTGATAGACTTTCAATAACTTTGATGGAGattgatatttattatttacagATCTGCTCAAATTTGGTATTTTTCCAGCTTTCATAGATTAAGAAACTTGTGGATTTATTATGACTTGTTTGAGACAATGAGATAATCAGAAGCAGATAGCACTAGCAGATGAAATTGTACTACGTATATGACCTGAATTGcactattttattttgaattctttgttcttttctatttttcttccatttctcCCCTTTTTTATTAACACTTGggattttgttctcatttttAGCATCTACATGACAACCAAGGGTGCCAACTTGTTAGGTTTTAacgtttttaattaaatataagaagaaaaatattatttttacacgTCAAATTATTCAATTCCAATCAATAATTGAAACTtactcaaaaatattttattatactaGTGTTTTGTTTGATTGTTTTAGAACGTGACTTTAATTTTAACGTTAAAATATAATGTAACATTTGCGTACACCATTGTTTATTCCTGTGTTCACATTTCGTTCAATAAATTTAGTCATATTAACAATCAATGAAGTTAATgtcaaattattaaatacaaaGAAAGGGAAATATCTTATTCAATACATGTATGTTTTCCTACCcttacaatttatttaaattaagttCATAAAATGTcttactttataaaaaaaaaacttgattaTATCAATTAATATCATAGTTcacattgaaaattaaaatttgtttctcaGTTAATTTCTTAGAGTGTGATTTGTTCCAccttaaggaaaaaaaaaaacttttggtaACAAGTGCTTACACAAAACTGAATAAAGTAATGTGTCTTGCAGAGATATAAGTAGATTGATATGAAAGTCAATGGTGTGGTGTAGTGTGGCATGGAAGTGTGGGCAGTGAGTCTGAATCACTTCATGCCTACACCACTGCTACTTGCTACTACAGTACTACTATGGTAGACCAGGGATTGCCATCTATGACCACATTAATTGAAAATTCAGAGTTTGGTCCTCACTCCTTACTGTCCAAGCAAGTGGAAAATATAGTAAGATTTTTGGcactttttaatgttttatcaTGATTGGCTCCAGCATAAGGTCCTCTCACTCCATGCCAAATGCCATCACCAAATATGGTTTCTTAATATGCTCAATGTCAACCCTTGATCATCTACACCAACTTTTGTCAATATCATAATACTAAACTACCAACATTCACTTCCTTCTCCACCTTCCAGCTCTTTCATTTGTTTGGTCAAAATAACAGAGAAAACAAACACCATACACATTAATGGGTTATTGCTGAGTTATATAAGGAAAAAGattcaatatttaaattcaGGAAAAGACAAATGCTATGGTAAGTTTTGCAATAGTTTTAGTCAAAAAAGCCTCTTTTTTTCTCTGTCCAAACCCCGAACATATATCTAACTCTAACCTTTTTGCCTGAAAATTTGCATTTTCAGCATAAAAAGTTGTGATGCTCTTGAATCATATCCATATTaccttaaaaaaatcaaatgtttTCACACCATCAATTGTGTGTTTCCAACTTATTCTTATGAGTGATATTAGTCAACAATAGCATCCACCAGACATTGAATGGTCTTTTGGGTTATAAAAAGCTTTGAACTTTCACAACCATCTCTCTGCCTCtctgtctctctctctcttgtatatatattatataaatctAACGGTTGAGACCATGCAAAGATAAGGTTGGAGCTATGGGTCCCACCAAGGCCGAAAATAAAAAAGGCAAACCATGGAATCAATAAATTCATATATGACAAGGGACAAGAAGAGCAATAACAACAGCACACCCTTT comes from the Phaseolus vulgaris cultivar G19833 chromosome 8, P. vulgaris v2.0, whole genome shotgun sequence genome and includes:
- the LOC137826613 gene encoding uncharacterized protein yields the protein MDSEKALELVKHGVTLLFLDVPQYTMVAIDTQMFSVGPAFKGIKMIPPGTHFVYYSSSSRDGKVFSPIVGFFIDAGPSEVIVRKWDQREERLVKVYEEEEERYSQAVKNLEFDRQLGPYNLSRYEDWKQLSNFITKSVIERLEPIGGEITVECENEIVRNTTKIPLEEAPEKQLEVGNSASSVGKSHRKGCYYTSIPRVVKCKGISGQELTSLNLDKTQLLETLLAKDYGGSEDMLLGELQFAFVVFLMGQSLEAFLQWKSLVSLLFGCTEAPFRTRTQLFTKFIKVIHNQLKYGLQNDHMDTGSTLLDDSLISADSFLHHVCKDFFSSLLDGSVIDGDLLKWTRKFKELLESSLGWEFQQGSAGDGIYFEENDEYAPVVEMLDDEALVG